The bacterium nucleotide sequence ACTATATTGAAAATCTACAGAAACAAAGCTAAAATGAGGATAGATAGGACTCACCTATGAAAAGGGTTTGTAAATGAAGATAATTGTTGCTATTACCGGAGCAAGTGGAATTATCTATGCGAAAAGATTACTTGAATTACTTGTTCAACAAAAGCAAATAGAGATTGTTCTTACTCTATCTAAAAATTCTATTCTTACTATTGAAGACGAGTTAAATTTAAAAGTAGATTTAAAAAATTTTAAACCTGAAGATTTGCTGGGGAAAGAAGGAAAATCTATAAGTTATTTTCATTATGAAGATTTAAGCCCTGATTTTATAAGTGGTTCAAATTATTTTGATGCATTTGTGATTATTCCTTGTAGTATGGGGACATTAAGCCGAATTGCGGCTGGGTTATCAGATAATCTTATCGGACGCACCGCAGATGTTGCTTTAAAAGAACAACGCAAATTTATTCTTGTGCCACGAGAAACCCCTTTAAATTACATCCACCTGCGAAATATGTTAGAACTCGTCCAGGCAGGTGCTGTAATCCTACCTGCCTGCCCGGGTTTTTACCATCACCCAAAAACAATAAATGATTTAGTTGATTTTCTTGTTTCGAGGGTTTTAGACCATTTAGGAATAAAAACTAATGTCGTCATTAAGTGGAAAAATCCGCAAAATAATACAGAATGATTAATTTTATTCGTAACTATTCAGCCACTGATTGACACGGATGAGCACGGATAAATAGCAGAAATCAGAGGGCAGAGGGCAGAAGGCAGAGGACAGATGAGAAATGGGGAAACGGAGAAAGGGAGAAACGGAGAAGGAGAGGAGACACGAGGCACTATACCTGAATTTTCAGCCATCAGCCATCACCCTAATTACGGACACGGAAAACGGACACGGATTACGA carries:
- a CDS encoding flavin prenyltransferase UbiX; its protein translation is MKIIVAITGASGIIYAKRLLELLVQQKQIEIVLTLSKNSILTIEDELNLKVDLKNFKPEDLLGKEGKSISYFHYEDLSPDFISGSNYFDAFVIIPCSMGTLSRIAAGLSDNLIGRTADVALKEQRKFILVPRETPLNYIHLRNMLELVQAGAVILPACPGFYHHPKTINDLVDFLVSRVLDHLGIKTNVVIKWKNPQNNTE